A DNA window from Porites lutea chromosome 6, jaPorLute2.1, whole genome shotgun sequence contains the following coding sequences:
- the LOC140941646 gene encoding uncharacterized protein: MLVIWKSLNLQLPDHCMFWGACTLGYFGFLWSAEFTAPSFASFSPSVHLGVQDSSRAPSCIRLTIKASKTDPFRKGCSIHIGLGKYPLCAVHALLAYLAIRGDGPGPLFLCQNGQPLSRTLLTNWLRQIMASSGISGNFSSHSFRIGAATVAGRNGIPGHLIQELGRWKSNAFQSYIRTPSADLASLSQKLA, encoded by the coding sequence ATGCTAGTCATTTGGAAGTCCTTAAATTTGCAGCTCCCTGATCATTGTATGTTTTGGGGGGCATGCACGCTGGGGTATTTTGGGTTTCTATGGTCCGCGGAATTCACGGCCCCTTCTTTTGCAAGTTTCTCCCCTTCGGTTCATTTGGGCGTGCAGGACTCCAGCAGAGCTCCCTCGTGCATCCGCCTGACTATCAAGGCTTCAAAGACGGATCCGTTCCGCAAGGGCTGCTCCATTCATATTGGCCTTGGCAAGTATCCCCTATGCGCTGTTCACGCGTTACTGGCCTACTTGGCTATCAGGGGTGATGGGCCGGGCCCTCTGTTTCTTTGTCAAAACGGGCAACCTCTCTCGCGTACTCTACTCACCAACTGGCTTCGGCAAATTATGGCCTCTTCTGGAATTTCTGGTAATTTTTCAAGCCACAGCTTCCGAATAGGCGCAGCCACCGTTGCTGGCCGCAATGGTATTCCAGGTCATTTAATTCAGGAGCTGGGGCGATGGAAAAGCAATGCCTTTCAGTCTTACATCAGAACTCCATCTGCGGACTTAGCATCTCTTTCTCAGAAGCTGGCGTGA